The following are encoded in a window of Brettanomyces bruxellensis chromosome 9, complete sequence genomic DNA:
- a CDS encoding uncharacterized protein (BUSCO:EOG092655M5), translated as MSERKAINKYYPPDFDPSKIKKPKKKKGKAAWPSVRLMAPFSMKCLKCNEYVAQSRKFNAKKEVTDKDYLGIKIIHFHIRCPRCFNSMVFATDPQNGDFECVSGCKRNFERAKKSEKKEENLEDMISRLEKEDKQEQLEKEKEKNRKLGRPINSNGEIETGLEQLERRIKQQQKEQEMDDKVEELRNRSRKLENARRQMQKRDIEKEQDEQDEQEARRAFKKARAGNGKSLTKKVRIHLDMTTIEKVQDGSAANKASNRALNVVPTEKIANAITSLNGYSSSDSDDE; from the coding sequence ATGTCAGAGAGAAAAGCGATAAACAAGTATTATCCACCCGATTTTGATCCatcaaagatcaaaaagcctaaaaagaagaaaggcaAGGCAGCTTGGCCTTCGGTGCGATTAATGGCACCGTTTTCGATGAAATGCTTGAAATGTAACGAATATGTGGCACAATCGAGGAAGTTTAATGCGAAGAAAGAGGTGACGGATAAGGATTACTTGGGGATAAAGATCATACATTTTCATATCAGGTGTCCTAGATGTTTCAACAGCATGGTATTTGCGACAGATCCACAGAATGGGGATTTTGAGTGTGTTTCCGGATGCAAGCGGAACTTTGAGCGTGCGAAAAAGagtgagaagaaggaagaaaacTTGGAAGATATGATTTCAAGATTGGAAAAGGAGGATAAGCAAGAGCAGcttgaaaaagagaaggagaagaataGGAAGCTAGGAAGGCCGATCAACTCGAATGGAGAGATTGAAACCGGTTTGGAGCAATTGGAGAGAAGGATCaagcaacaacaaaaagagcAGGAGATGGATGATAAGGTTGAGGAGCTCAGGAATCGAAGTAGAAAGCTGGAAAATGCTAGAAGACAGATGCAAAAGAGGGACATTGAAAAGGAGCAGGATGAACAGGACGAGCAGGAAGCCAGGCGAGCATTTAAGAAGGCAAGGGCTGGTAATGGAAAGAGTCTTACTAAAAAAGTGAGGATCCATTTGGATATGACAACTATCGAAAAAGTACAAGATGGAAGTGCAGCAAACAAAGCCTCAAATAGGGCGTTGAATGTGGTACCAACAGAGAAAATAGCAAATGCTATAACTTCGTTAAACGGATACTCCTCCAGCGACTCAGATGACGAGTGA
- a CDS encoding uncharacterized protein (MEROPS:MER0033184~CAZy:CE9) — protein MAIIRFTNCQLCDEGKIGCKDLYICTTKGQIVGAVKKVDEVIDLHGLILTPGFIDIQINGCYGFDFSEYSSEEEYTKGYNKCMKELIKTGTTSICPTVIRFTDDVCMHVLPLLKAEEKKDRTESLGSHCEGPIISTIKKGCHDENYFCRPKTKEDLYSAFGCEENLNYIKIITAAPELDGVNSLIPEITGRNIIFSIGHTMATYEQCLEAINRGATMITHIFDAMPQPHHRNPGPIGLEGLADERLCPYFGLISDGVHIHPTYINIIYNANKDRCCLVTDAQNTIGLPDGEYPWEGRYLVKKGRSLKVKGTDTIAGSVTDQAQCMRNLMKWTNTSLAEAVKCVTNHPARSVHVDDHKGFLKEGYDADLCVIDKDGNVKQVYKMGNIVYSSGSI, from the coding sequence atggCAATAATCAGATTTACAAACTGTCAACTTTGCGACGAAGGTAAAATTGGTTGCAAAGATTTATACATCTGTACAACGAAAGGACAGATAGTGGGGGCCGTcaaaaaagttgatgaGGTTATTGATCTTCATGGATTGATATTAACCCCAGGATTTATAGACATTCAAATAAATGGATGCTATGGATTTGACTTCTCAGAATATTCATCCGAAGAGGAGTATACCAAGGGTTACAACAAATGTATGAAGGAGCTAATCAAAACCGGAACGACATCAATTTGCCCCACAGTGATCCGATTCACGGATGATGTATGTATGCATGTACTTCCGCTTTTGAaggcagaagaaaagaaggatagAACTGAAAGCTTGGGTTCACATTGCGAGGGTCCTATAATTTCTACTATTAAAAAGGGCTGCCATGATGAGAATTATTTCTGTAGACCGAAGACTAAGGAAGACCTTTACTCAGCATTTGGATGCGAGGAAAACCTCAATTATATAAAGATTATTACAGCGGCACCCGAATTAGATGGAGTTAATTCTCTTATTCCGGAAATTACAGGACGGAATATTATATTCTCAATTGGCCATACAATGGCTACATATGAACAATGCTTGGAGGCAATCAATAGAGGCGCAACTATGATAACACATATTTTTGATGCAATGCCTCAACCACATCATAGAAATCCTGGTCCGATCGGATTGGAAGGATTGGCGGACGAGCGGCTATGCCCATACTTTGGTTTAATTTCTGATGGTGTCCATATTCACCCAACGTACATCAATATTATCTACAATGCCAACAAAGATAGGTGCTGTCTTGTCACAGATGCACAAAATACAATTGGATTGCCTGATGGAGAATACCCATGGGAAGGCCGCTACTTGGTCAAAAAAGGCCGTTCTTTGAAAGTGAAGGGTACTGATACAATAGCTGGATCAGTCACAGATCAGGCACAGTGCATGAGGAACTTGATGAAATGGACTAATACTAGCCTTGCAGAAGCTGTGAAATGTGTAACTAATCACCCAGCAAGGTCAGTTCATGTTGATGATCATAAAGGCTTTTTAAAGGAAGGGTACGATGCTGATCTTTGTGTTATTGACAAAGATGGAAACGTGAAACAGGTTTATAAGATGGGAAACATCGTGTATAGCTCGGGTAGCATTTAG
- the RCL1 gene encoding rRNA-processing endoribonuclease (BUSCO:EOG0926307V), which yields MVSLKNAKLPTFQGTKNFRLRLILSTLSGKAIRIEKIRPDDLNPGLKDYEISFLRLLETVTNGSIIEISYTGTTVIYKPGLIIGGNFTHNCPTSKSCGYFIEPMLYLAPFSKKKFSIVFNGITSSKQDPGLDFIRWGLLPVMEKFGVREVELHTLKRGEPPNGGGEVHLLVNSLIAQPSTVHILDLPKISALKGVAYCARVSPSVANRLVDAARNVLRPTGCLVDITTDVWRGENSGKSPGFGLTLFSESKKTPIRYCVDDIGGPGETPEDVGTRVAYNLMDLIQGSGCMGRNQLELAFVYMVVGKEDIGRVLVNKKQLDARLVLLLRDIKTIFGTNFFFKDCIDHSDCLYATVKGIGFTNASKKIA from the coding sequence ATGGTGTCACTTAAGAACGCAAAGCTTCCGACATTCCAGGGAACGAAGAATTTCCGCCTCAGGCTTATACTGTCGACATTAAGTGGAAAAGCTATTAGAATTGAGAAAATCAGACCTGATGACCTGAATCCCGGTCTCAAGGACTACGAGATCTCGTTTCTAAGGTTGCTTGAAACAGTGACAAATGGTTCGATTATAGAGATATCGTACACAGGTACAACGGTGATATACAAACCCGGACTCATTATTGGTGGAAACTTTACACACAACTGTCCAACATCAAAATCTTGCGGTTATTTCATCGAACCCATGCTGTATCTAGCgccattttcaaagaagaagttttcGATTGTTTTTAATGGAATCACGTCCTCAAAGCAGGACCCAGGCTTAGACTTCATCAGGTGGGGGCTATTGCCAGTTATGGAAAAGTTTGGTGTTAGAGAAGTGGAATTGCACACTTTGAAACGTGGTGAGCCACCAAATGGAGGCGGTGAAGTCCACTTGTTGGTCAACTCGTTGATTGCACAGCCGTCAACCGTCCACATCCTTGATCTGCCCAAGATTTCGGCCTTGAAAGGAGTCGCATACTGTGCAAGGGTGTCTCCATCTGTTGCAAATCGGCTTGTTGATGCTGCCAGAAACGTTTTGAGGCCTACAGGGTGTCTTGTTGACATCACCACTGATGTCTGGAGGGGAGAGAATTCAGGAAAATCGCCTGGCTTTGGACTCACGTTGTTTTCGGAGTCAAAGAAGACGCCTATTCGATATTGCGTGGATGATATTGGAGGTCCAGGTGAGACTCCTGAAGATGTTGGCACTAGAGTTGCGTATAATCTCATGGATCTGATCCAAGGCAGTGGTTGTATGGGCAGAAATCAGCTGGAGCTTGCATTTGTGTACATGGTGGTGGGTAAAGAAGACATTGGACGTGTTTTGGTGAATAAGAAGCAACTAGACGCCAGATTGGTGCTACTATTAAGAGACATAAAGACCATATTTGGCaccaacttcttcttcaaggACTGCATCGACCATTCTGACTGCCTGTACGCCACAGTCAAAGGTATCGGCTTCACGAATGCATCCAAGAAGATTGCTTAG
- a CDS encoding uncharacterized protein (BUSCO:EOG0926251E), whose translation MENPFLAFQQYLSGVSGLDLESTKILTCLVVSFPASAIFKRLPDKNILLKNVYIVAVSAIFIAFILQIRSGFFILLFNSMFTYVITRYYRSPLMPWVNFIVLMLLMCMSHLKSQFQRLNPDKVDIDITGAQMVLVMKLTSYAWSYRDGILYKKDRNRFNRELNQFQKSRAILSQPSLISYLGYSFFYGSIVTGPSFDFADYHRFILTDVFDDVPAEKRPGKRRKRKIPHSGKVALLKVVQGLFWAALMFVLRPRFPTEYEVTGEFRHERSFLYRICYMWVVSFVFRLKYYAAWTISEASCIVAGLGYNGYDPVKKKMYWNRVQNIDPKAFETGQNIHDCLEAWNMNTNKWLKNFVYLRCCNIDRETGKPSRGVLPTFATFATSAFWHGTMPGYYMTFIAGAIIQTVGRVFRHNLRPMFISKDGSNVSTFKKFYDLVCWVVTQLSFGYIVGPFLFLTFKRSMLLWAGVYFWVHVGSFTVFFIFNGPYAKQVKIFFQNRALRSTALQEPDHGTEKTELEAEKSEKAKDDILTHSNQSLASLPTFDKQSELHDSVGVLDVDMESNIDRINEEFQEWKREATKGKKAQQLTNEEIEHLKEGLTKLQGDLNDYIGSLDTLSDSKKKND comes from the coding sequence ATGGAAAACCCATTCCTCGCCTTTCAGCAGTACTTGTCCGGGGTTTCCGGCCTCGATCTGGAAAGTACAAAAATCCTCACATGTCTCGTGGTGTCATTTCCAGCAAGTgcaatcttcaaaagacTCCCGGATAAGAACATcttattgaaaaatgtataCATTGTGGCGGTGAGTGCCATTTTTATCGCCTTCATCCTCCAGATCAGATCCGGattcttcatcctcttgTTTAATTCGATGTTCACTTACGTCATCACGCGCTACTACCGGTCTCCGTTGATGCCCTGGGTAAACTTTATAGTGTTGATGCTTCTCATGTGTATGAGCCACTTGAAATCGCAATTCCAGCGGCTCAACCCCGACAAGGTCGATATCGACATTACTGGTGCACAGATGGTCTTGGTCATGAAGCTCACAAGCTATGCATGGTCATATCGGGATGGTATCTTGTACAAAAAGGACCGAAACAGATTCAACAGGGAGCTGAATCAGTTCCAGAAGTCACGTGCCATACTTTCGCAGCCTTCCTTGATTTCCTACTTGGGATACTCCTTCTTCTACGGCTCCATTGTTACTGGTCCATCGTTTGACTTTGCCGATTACCACAGATTTATATTGACGGACGTGTTTGACGACGTTCCGGCGGAAAAACGGCCTGGAAAACGAAGAAAGCGGAAAATTCCGCACAGTGGCAAAGTTGCACTGCTAAAAGTGGTTCAGGGGCTTTTCTGGGCAGCACTAATGTTTGTTCTGAGGCCGAGATTCCCCACTGAGTACGAGGTGACAGGTGAATTTCGCCATGAACGTTCATTTTTGTACAGAATATGCTACATGTGGGTTGTTAGCTTTGTGTTCAGGTTGAAGTACTATGCAGCATGGACGATTAGCGAGGCATCGTGCATTGTTGCAGGTCTTGGATACAATGGATATGACCCcgtgaagaagaagatgtaCTGGAATAGAGTGCAAAATATCGACCCGAAGGCTTTTGAAACGGGCCAAAATATCCACGACTGCTTAGAGGCTTGGAATATGAACACAAACAAGTGGTTAAAGAACTTCGTCTACTTAAGATGCTGTAACATTGATCGTGAAACCGGCAAACCTAGCCGGGGTGTTCTCCCCACTTTTGCAACGTTTGCAACTTCAGCATTTTGGCATGGAACTATGCCAGGTTACTACATGACATTTATAGCTGGAGCCATCATTCAAACTGTTGGCCGTGTCTTCCGCCACAACTTGAGGCCGATGTTTATTTCCAAAGATGGTAGCAACGTGTCtactttcaagaaattttatGATTTGGTCTGCTGGGTAGTGACACAACTCAGTTTTGGCTACATAGTGGGCCCCTTCCTCTTTCTGACCTTTAAGCGCTCGATGCTTCTTTGGGCAGGCGTCTATTTCTGGGTTCACGTTGGATCGTTTACGGTTTTCTTCATATTCAACGGTCCATATGCAAAGCAGGTCAAGATATTCTTCCAGAATCGTGCTTTACGCTCAACTGCACTACAGGAACCAGACCACGGCACAGAGAAGACCGAATTGGAGGCAGAGAAGTCGGAAAAGGCCAAGGATGACATCCTTACACACTCAAACCAGAGCCTGGCATCCTTGCCAACATTTGACAAGCAATCGGAGCTCCATGACAGTGTTGGAGTTCTGGATGTCGACATGGAAAGTAATATTGACAGGATAAATGAAGAGTTCCAGGAGTGGAAAAGAGAGGCCACCAAGGGAAAGAAGGCGCAGCAGTTGACGAATGAGGAGATTGAGCATCTTAAGGAGGGCTTGACGAAGCTTCAGGGTGATTTGAACGATTACATTGGTTCATTAGACACACTGAGCGAttcgaaaaagaagaacgaTTGA